A window of the Hordeum vulgare subsp. vulgare chromosome 5H, MorexV3_pseudomolecules_assembly, whole genome shotgun sequence genome harbors these coding sequences:
- the LOC123395192 gene encoding exosome complex exonuclease RRP46 homolog, with protein sequence MEGGGERAGGRKANQLRAYSCTRNPLERAHGSARWAQGDTVVLAAVYGPRPGTRKGENPEKASLEVVWKPKTGQIGRQEKEYEMTLKRTLQSICLLTVHPNTTTSIILQVMGDDGSLLPCAINASCAALVFAGIPMKHLAVAIGCGVLPDGSVILDTSKAEEQQLKSFAHLVFPNSSKSVDVKEPQQKDGQSERGLITSITHGVMSQDDYFNCIERGLAASARISDFMRTTLQKHTPEYL encoded by the exons atggaggggggaggggagcggGCGGGAGGGAGGAAGGCGAACCAGCTGAGGGCGTACTCGTGCACGCGGAACCCGCTGGAGCGGGCGCACGGGTCGGCGCGGTGGGCGCAGGGCGACACGGTGGTGCTGGCGGCGGTGTACGGGCCCCGGCCGGGCACCCGCAAGGGGGAGAACCCCGAGAAGGCCTCCCTCGAGGTCGTCTGGAAGCCCAAGACCGGCCAGATCG GGAGGCAGGAGAAGGAGTACGAGATGACGCTCAAGAGGACGCTGCAGAGCATCTGCCTGCTCACCGTCCACCccaacaccaccacctccatcatTCTTCAG GTTATGGGTGACGATGGTTCT CTTCTTCCATGTGCAATTAATGCTTCCTGTGCTGCCCTTGTTTTTGCTGGCATCCCCATGAAACATCTTGCTG TTGCAATTGGCTGCGGAGTGTTGCCCGATGGTTCTGTGATTTTGGACACAAGCAAGGCAGAAGAGCAG CAATTGAAATCGTTTGCTCACCTTGTGTTCCCGAATTCAAGCAAGTCTGTCGATGTGAAAGAACCACAGCAGAAAGATGGGCAGTCTGAACGGGGCTTGATAACTTCCATCACCCATGGAGTGATGTCCC AGGACGATTACTTCAACTGTATAGAGAGGGGTCTTGCCGCAT
- the LOC123395191 gene encoding nucleolar protein 12, producing the protein MARKGKEAAEPDAKAAAVRSLFSADNPFRRKESAPEEPPRAPPPTPASAVPTPARKPSKRPEAKAEAEAVEPSRRKRGEEGEGEGPPARRKRKRDEVEAGYERRTLGAAPAEEEVRSRPVVGAKRKATHDVEAVASGGEEDEAFDDEGKLLRTVFVGNLPLRTKKKALTKEFATFGVVDSVRIRSVPLGDTKIPRKGAVIKGKINDSVDNVHAYIVFKDEQCARTALSHNMALFNGNHIRVDMACPPRKKLKGEGPLYDRKRTVFVGNLPFDVKDEELYQLFCGPSGPQGDVEAIRVVRDPDSSLGKGIAYVLFKTREAANSVVKKRGLKIRDRFLRLTHAKAADATPKKTVAGKTRGTPKQKTPSTPGSKSREGSDSKKRKAPASLSYQGLKSTKSGVVKKVKLARRPVNQGNQQGRPSETGQSESARKSKRPAVAARKAKQLTKKRKQDGPTPENTHRSKKARK; encoded by the exons ATGGCGAGGAAGGGGAAGGAGGCCGCCGAGCCCGACGCCAAGGCGGCGGCCGTCCGCTCCCTCTTCTCCGCCGACAACCCGTTCCGCCGCAAGGAGTCCGCCCCGGAGGAGCCCCCCCGCGCTCCCCCGCCAACCCCTGCATCCGCCGTCCCCACGCCGGCGCGCAAGCCCTCGAAGCGACCCGAGGctaaggcggaggcggaggccgtGGAGCCGTCCCGGAGGAAGCGGGGCGaggaaggggagggggaggggccgcCAGCGCGGCGCAAGAGGAAGCGGGACGAGGTGGAGGCCGGGTACGAGCGGCGGACGCTGGGGGCGGCgcccgcggaggaggaggtgcgGTCGCGGCCGGTGGTCGGGGCCAAGAGGAAGGCGACCCACGACGTCGAGGCGGTGGCCTCCGGgggggaggaggacgaggcgttcGACGACGAGGGCAAGCTGCTCAGGACCGTCTTCGTCGGGAACCTGCCGCTGCGGACCAAGAAGAAGGCGCTCACCAAGGAGTTCGCCACCTTCGGCGTGGTCGACTCCGTCAGGATCCGCTCCgtgcccctcggcgac ACCAAGATTCCGCGGAAGGGGGCCGTCATCAAAGGGAAGATCAATGACTCGGTCGACAA TGTGCATGCCTACATCGTCTTCAAAGATGAGCAGTGTGCGCGGACAGCTTTATCTCATAATATGGCACTG TTCAATGGCAATCACATCCGTGTTGACATGGCGTGTCCGCCTCGTAAAAAGCTAAAAGGAGAAGGACCTCTTTATGACAGAAAGAGGACAGTGTTTGTTGGTAACCTTCCATTCGATGTAAAG GATGAGGAGCTCTACCAGCTGTTCTGCGGTCCCAGTGGACCACAAGGTGATGTTGAAGCTATACGTGTTGTCAGAGATCCAGATTCAAGCCTTGGAAAGGGTATCGCTTATGTTCTATTCAAAACAAGG GAAGCTGCTAACTCCGTTGTCAAAAAACGGGGCCTTAAGATTAGAGATCGCTTTTTGAGGCTCACCCATGCAAAAGCAGCCGACGCGACACCAAAGAAGACGGTTGCTGGGAAAACACGCGGCACTCCAAAACAGAAGACCCCTTCTACGCCAGGCAGCAAGTCCCGCGAAGGCAGCGACAGCAAGAAACGCAAGGCCCCGGCGAGTCTGTCTTACCAAGGCCTGAAGTCGACCAAATCTGGCGTCGTGAAGAAGGTGAAGCTGGCCCGGCGCCCCGTCAACCAAGGGAATCAGCAGGGAAGGCCTAGTGAGACGGGACAAAGCGAGAGTGCCCGCAAATCTAAGCGGCCCGCAGTGGCAGCAAGGAAGGCGAAGCAGCTGACCAAGAAACGGAAGCAGGATGGCCCGACACCCGAGAACACGCACCGCAGCAAGAAGGCGAGGAAGTAG
- the LOC123395193 gene encoding protein NUCLEAR FUSION DEFECTIVE 2 has translation MAPPPPATTTLAAALLILVSVSLATGLESSPFDAALAALQGRIGYAFQSPDLLRRAMTHASYSRENGRALAVLGLAAAESAAALRALAADRDAPASAVSRAARDAAGEAACATAGARAGIPAVVRVAGSTKASAPPVVCGALRALLGAVAVDNGTADAAAEVFWRLNAATPADM, from the coding sequence ATGGCGCCCCCGCCGCCGGCAACCAccaccctcgccgccgccctcctcatcCTCGTCTCCGTCTCCCTCGCCACGGGACTCGAATCGTCTCCGTTCGACGCGGCGCTGGCGGCGCTGCAGGGCCGGATCGGCTACGCGTTCCAATCCCCAGACCTGCTCCGCCGCGCGATGACGCACGCCTCCTACTCGCGCGAGAACGGCCGGGCTTTGGCGGTGCTCGGCCTGGCCGCGGCGGAGTCGGCCGCCGCGCTGCGGGCCCTCGCCGCCGACCGCGACGCCCCGGCCTCCGCCGTCTCCCGCGCCGCGCGCGACGCCGCGGGGGAGGCCGCTTGCGCCACGGCGGGGGCCCGCGCGGGCATCCCGGCCGTCGTGCGCGTCGCCGGGTCCACCAAGGCGTCGGCGCCGCCCGTGGTGTGCGGCGCACTCCGCGCGCTCCTCGGGGCCGTCGCCGTCGACAACGGCACCGCCGACGCCGCCGCGGAGGTCTTCTGGCGCCTCAACGCCGCAACCCCCGCCGACATGTGA
- the LOC123399620 gene encoding uncharacterized protein LOC123399620, with protein MHGASSRKEPSQDGWCWLPSSPTAASWVAERGDGADVVVTNEPIVVRRPLPADVRRGRRWSMLLRAPRFALPPGRVPSVAPWVVVVRGGGLVPHASEGVAGRQLMRLRTHRCSGRGLAEPPLLGSAWL; from the coding sequence ATGCACGGCGCATCGTCCCGCAAGGAGCCGAGCCAGGATGGGTGGTGCTGGCTGCCGTCTTCGCCTACCGCCGCGTCGTGGGTGGCCGAGCGTGGAGATGGGGCGGACGTCGTCGTGACCAATGAACCAATCGTCGTGCGTCGGCCGTTGCCTGCCGACGTCAGACGCGGGCGTCGTTGGTCCATGCTCCTGAGGGCGCCGCGCTTTGCGCTGCCACCAGGACGGGTGCCGTCCGTTGCGCCATGGGTGGTTGTGGTGCGTGGAGGCGGGCTAGTTCCCCACGCGTCTGAGGGCGTTGCTGGCCGCCAGCTTATGCGCCTGAGGACACACCGATGCAGTGGCCGCGGGCTGGCCGAACCGCCGTTGCTCGGCTCTGCGTGGTTGTAG